In Natronospira bacteriovora, a single window of DNA contains:
- a CDS encoding helix-turn-helix transcriptional regulator, with protein sequence MNRFERLIKIHRLLDSPRPVPVERFRTELECSRATLFRDFEYLRDFLGAPIICTRHEDGHYGHHYDPYEPRFELPGLWLNASELHGLLATEQLLEAIQPGLLKPYIGPLKTRIRQLLGQSGIDAEALGQRIQIRQIAHRNTESDAFGRIAEAVLRRRQLRFEYRSRSQDENRPRHTDPQRLIHYRNNWYLAANCHQAGGLRLFSLDRIRNPEIQTQTARDLPEKQLDRQLEGNFGIFTGPAEHWAVLRFTSEAARWAAEQTWHPDQIGQWKDGEYELQVPYGEPTELTREILAWGPDVWVVAPSRLRNAIKRQHELAAAQYRKNPDDLQDCSCNQ encoded by the coding sequence ATGAATCGTTTTGAACGCCTGATCAAGATCCACCGCCTCCTCGACAGCCCCCGGCCCGTGCCTGTCGAGCGCTTTCGCACGGAACTGGAATGCTCCCGGGCCACCCTCTTCCGGGATTTCGAATACCTCAGGGATTTCCTCGGCGCCCCCATCATCTGCACCCGGCACGAGGACGGCCACTACGGCCACCATTACGACCCCTACGAACCCCGTTTCGAACTACCCGGTCTCTGGCTCAACGCCTCCGAACTCCACGGCCTGCTTGCCACCGAGCAGCTCCTGGAGGCCATCCAGCCTGGCCTGCTCAAACCCTATATCGGGCCCCTGAAAACACGCATCCGCCAACTCCTCGGCCAGAGCGGCATCGACGCCGAAGCGCTTGGGCAACGCATCCAGATCCGCCAGATCGCCCACCGCAACACCGAATCGGACGCCTTCGGCCGGATCGCCGAAGCCGTCCTCCGCCGCCGACAGCTACGCTTTGAATACCGCTCCCGCAGCCAGGACGAAAACCGCCCGCGCCACACCGACCCCCAGCGCCTCATCCACTACCGAAACAACTGGTACCTGGCAGCAAACTGCCACCAGGCTGGCGGCCTCCGCCTGTTCTCCCTGGACCGCATCCGCAACCCGGAAATCCAGACCCAAACCGCCCGAGACCTACCCGAAAAACAACTCGACCGGCAACTGGAAGGCAATTTCGGCATCTTCACCGGCCCCGCCGAACACTGGGCCGTGCTCCGCTTCACCTCCGAAGCCGCCCGCTGGGCCGCCGAACAAACCTGGCATCCCGACCAGATCGGGCAGTGGAAGGATGGGGAATACGAACTTCAAGTGCCCTACGGCGAACCGACGGAGTTGACCCGGGAGATCCTCGCCTGGGGACCGGACGTATGGGTCGTGGCACCCAGTCGTCTGCGAAACGCAATCAAGAGACAGCACGAATTGGCGGCAGCCCAATACCGTAAGAATCCAGATGACTTGCAAGATTGCAGTTGCAATCAGTGA